CTCTCGCTGTACGCCTACCAGGTGGCTTACCGGGTCAATGTCGGCGGACCGGCCATCACCTCTGCCAACGACACGCTCGGGCGCGCTTGGGAGCAAGACGCGTCCTTCCTGAAGTCGCCGCCCACCGCCAAGAACGTGTCCGTGTCCCCTGGCATCATCAAGTATCCGGAGGGAACCTCACCCCTGATCGCGCCGAACTCGGTGTACGCCACCGCCGTCAAGATGGCCGACGCCGGCGTGGAGGACGCCAACTTCAACGTCACCTGGTCCTTCGACGTCGACTCCACGTTCGGCTACTTGGTTCGATTACACTTCTGCGACATCATCAGCAAGGAGCTCAACAGCCTCTACTTCAACGTGTACATCAACGGGATGATGGCCATATCAGGGCTCGACCTATCCACCGTCACCTCCGGCCTCGCCATGCCTTACTACAAAGACTTCGTGCTCAACGCCTCGGTGGCCACGGACCGAATCACCGTCCAGATCGGTCCCATGAAGGAGGACACCGGTACCATCGACGCGTTGCTCAACGGCGTGGAGATTCTTAAGATGAGCAGCTCGGTGGGGAGCTTGGACGGCGAGTTTGGAATCGATGGTTCGAGGGCCGACGGCGGTGGCAGCTCGAAGCGAGTTGTAGCCGCCGTCGGGTTCGCCATGATGTTTGGCGCCTTCGCCGGCCTCGGTGCGATGGTGGTGAAGTGGTCCAAGAGACCCCACGACTGGGAGAGAAGGAACAGCTTCTCTTCGTGGCTCCTCCCGGTGCACACAGGTAACTCCACCTTCATGACAAGCAAGGGGGGATCGGCCTACGGTTCGAACAGGAGCGGCCACACCTTCTCCTCGACAATGGGGTTCGGCCGGTACCTCTCCCTGTCCGAGCTGCAGGCAGCGACGAAGAACTTCGACGAGAAAGCTGTGATCGGCGTGGGAGGCTTCGGGAACGTGTACCTTGGCGAGCTGGAGGACGGGACGAAGGTGGCGGTCAAGCGAGGAAACCCGCAGTCGGAGCAGGGCATCAACGAGTTCCAGACGGAGATCCAGATGCTGTCCAAGCTCCGCCACCGCCACCTGGTGTCGCTGATCGGCTACTGCGACGAGAACTCGGAGATGAtcctggtgtacgagtacatggcgAACGGGCCTTTCCGGGATCACATCTACGGCAACGACCTCCCTCCTCTGTCGTGGAAGCAGAGGCTAGAGATCTGCATCGGGGCCGCGCGCGGGCTGCACTACCTCCACACCGGCACCGCGCAGGGGATCATCCACCGCGACGTCAAGACCACCAACATCCTCCTCGACGAGAACTTCGTGGCCAAGGTGTCGGACTTCGGCCTCTCCAAGGACGCGCCAGGGATGAACCAGACGCACGTCAGCACCGCCGTGAAGGGCAGCTTCGGCTACCTCGACCCCGAGTACTTCAGGTGCCAGCAGCTGACGGATAAGTCGGACGTGTACTCCTTCGGGGTGGTGCTGCTCGAGACCCTCTGCGCGCGGCCGGCCCTCAACCCGGCGCTGCCGCGGGAGCAAGTTAACCTGGCGGAATGGGCGCTGCAGTGGAAGCGGAAAGGCCTGATCGAGAAGATCATCGACCCTAACATCGCCGGCACCATCAACAAGGACTCCCTTAGCAAGTTCGTGGAGGCCGCGGAGAAGTGCTTGGCGGAGTACGGGGTGGACAGGCTGTCCATGGGCGACGTGCTGTGGAACCTCGAGTACGCTCTCCAGCTGCAGGAGGCCAATCCTCCCGACCCTCCGCCGAAGGCAACCGAGTCGGAGGGGAAGAGCGGCAGCAGTGCGGCCGCAGAAACTTCGCAGAAGGAGCACGACGGGGCTCATCCGGTGGAGGAGGCAACCACTCCGGTCGTCAACCGATCTCTGGACAACTCGAGCACGGATATGGCTGACGAGCTGCTTGCGCAGTTCGCGGGGATGAAAGGAAGGTGAGCGACGGTTAACGACTATATGTGCCCCTGTGGGctgatatgattgcttggatttgaTCATTGTTCCGATATATATACCGATGAAGATTTTGATTGGGTTACTAATACTCATAAAAACAAACGAATTAAACAAATATTATTTGAAGtgcaataaaaattaaaaaaaagataataatagattatcataaaatttaaaaattgaatCATATCTTTACTAtggactaattataaattatcttctATAATTAGATATCTTTAATATTTActtcaataaaattaattttttaatcttatataaagatcaatattttactttcataaataaaaaattttgatataatttttacaaatataaaaaatcaaaatactaaaaataactaattataatagataatatataattaatcctttactatttatctttaataaaattaaaaataaaaataatccaaCCTCGAAAGTTTAAGAGATTATATATGATTTGAGACTTCCACAGTATTATTTTACCAAGCTAACAATAATTATAATCTCTTTTGCACCCTCTGAAGAGTCCCAATCTGATCTTTATTTAACCTGACTGTAGCTAATACCTTTTACACCACTGGTTTGGCTGATACTGCTGATATGGTACAAGAGAAATGGACTTCTGAGCAGTATCTCCAAGGAACCCTGCCACCGGACTTGGGGCTCTTCTCCTGAGAACCACAGAAGAGAGACTTCAAGCAAACAGCCATAACACTACTAAATGATCTTTAGCACATCCTCTGACATGTATGGTTTGACGGTACATCTATCCCTATGATAGAAAAAAGATTCCATGAACAAAGACCACAAGATATGGGCATCTGTTCTGGATCTAGGAAAGTGATGCTGAATCACTATCGTTGTCGTCGCCTGTGTCGGCCTCCTTCACTTCCTGAATCATTTTCAGTACCTGCCATGTGGTTGGCCGACTATCTGGGGAAAGCTGAACACAGGCTGCGGCGATGTCGATGATCATCATCAGGCGTTCATCATCAGCTCCATCTTCTCTTGTTGATCGAACCCAGGCAGGCAGATCGGTTGCCATTAGGAGTGGTTGTTGCAAAGGAGGTTTGCCGGTGAGGAGCTCCAGCAGTAACACACCAAATGCATAGATGTCTGATCTCGTGGTTAGCTGGTCATTAGATTTTCTGGTTTCGGGAGCTCGGTATCCTGAGCTGTCTTGGCTCTCCGATGGTTCCACAAGGAAGGAGAGACAGTTGTCGGCCAGGCAAGCCTCAAACTCGGAACCGAGAAGGATGTTGGACGATTTAATGTTGCCATGCACTAATCGAGAGGCTTGGTGGACGTATGCAAGGCCTTGTGCAACATCTTCCGCGATCTTTAGGCATGAGGTCCAGTGAAGGGGCTTTGGCCGTGTGGATCTTGAGCCTATAGCGAAACGTTAGGACAACAAAAACAAATAATTTAAGTGAAATGAGATCCAGCAGATACAAATCAACTGATGGCTAATTAATTCGTTAGGGAAATGAAAATGAATTGCAATAGTGATTTATGCAATTACTATTGTTATCAGCAACTCAAAATTTTTATTCATTGTCATTTAATAATAAGTTAACTAGCTTCACAATTGCTAACTCAAAATTGGGTGAATTAGCAATCTTCGTATTCATCTTTCCTTGCTATGCGCATGTACCAATATAGAAGATTTAGTAAAATATAACATCTTGATTTTGACTGAATGACATATTGTTAGCATAATACTGCAATGCAAGCATTTGTCAAGTGCATGATGCAGCAAGGaaattaatgaatgatataaggcACAAACACACAAATAACTCTTATGGTCAATCGATGAAGCCATCGTGTCAAATGTAGTGCTTAAAGATGTGCATATAAGAAGCTACCAACACTTGATATGTATACCATGTGAACACATAGCCAATGCAACCTGTAGGAGTTGATGGGGGAGTTCACATGAGAAATATTCAATGACATACACCATCTCTCTGATTAAAAATCAAGTACGAAGATAGACTTTCTAGTTATTTATCATGTAATTTTCCTCTCCAATTAATCATGATAATTCAAGATAAACCTTTAGTTTCAAGATTCTATTTACCCAGTGATAGGTCACATAAATGTGTTGTGATCGCATATCTTCCACAATTCCTCTAATGTTCATATTTCCGAGTGACATACATAACCTACCAGACATGAATTTACAATAACAAATCTCAAGCAGGAAAAACAGCAGATCAAGTTTTATTTTCCTTACAAAACATTTGAAATGCTTCTTATTACGGGAAGAAGTTGTTGACGTTTTGGCAAGCCTCAGGAGCTCGACGTTTCCACCTCAGACAACCCTACCCATACGGGTCAAGACCACGTCGGGCTAATCAGGACGTCAACGACTTCTTCCCGTAACACTTCTAAAACTTGGCCTGTTTCATATAGTTTCTGTTTTGCTTTCTTTTCACATAAAGCATAGATAATAATACAAAAAGCACATTTGGTTACTCAATGATTCCTGTTTCTTCAATTCTGTTTCTTGCAAGTACCATTATCTGTGACAAGTTTCGCCACTATTTAAGAACCAATACAATATGAGCTGAGAggtaatatatatacacacatgagCTAAGACGTACCGCAGAATAAGAAGAATGACAACTGTTAGATTGTGCCCTTTTCTAATAGCTTAAGCTTTTGAGATTAGCAGcattcaatcaaaaatgcttattATGGTGTTAGACCAAGCTGGAATCCTAGTTTATGTTTTCCTTCTTTTCACCTAAAGCATAGAAAACAATGCAAACGGCACACTTGATAACTTGATGATTCCTCTTTCCTCAATTCTGTTTCTTACAAGTACCATTATCCATGATAACTTTCGCTACTATTTAAGAACCAATTCAATATGAGCTGAGATGTGATACAGAACAAGAAGAATGACGAACTGTTAGACCATGCCCATTCCTAATATCTTAAGCTTCTGAGATTTGCAGTCTTCGATCAAAAATATTtgttgtggtatcagagcaagttgTAATCCTACATGGTTCGGTGTCGAATATACAGATTGGAAGCTTTCCCAACAGATTGGATCAGTTTCAGTTCAAAACAATTATCAAGAACAGCACTGATTTCGGAATTGTGACAGTGTGAAAGAATGATCAAAGGGCTGAATTCATGGAAAaccaaggaaaagaagaaaagtcCATACCATGAATAAGGGAGTGAAGGCTGCCATTGGGCTGGTAGTCGTAGACCAGCAGCCTCTCTTCCTTGGCCTGGAAATACGCCCGCAATGGCACCAGGTTCGGGTGCCGGAGCCTCCCCACCATGTCCATGTGCCGCTCGAACGCCTCCTTCCCCGTCGCCCCCAGCTTGGCCGCATCCAATCTCTTCACAGTCACTATCAGCCTCTCATCCAGCACCGCCTTGTACGTCGTCCCCACGCTCCCCCTGCCCAACATCTCCGCCGACGCCTTCATCAGCTGCTCCAAGCTGTAGACCTGCGCCTCCCCGGCGCAGAACACCAAGCACCCGCTCTTGGCCAGCTTCTTCACCTTCTCCTCCGACATAGCCAGCGTCGCTGCCGCTATGAGCTCGTTGTTCCCGCTCTCGATCTCCTGGTTGTAGCTCTCCACGTTCGGCTCCGGGGAGGCGTCCACGCCgccgttgttgttattgttgttgtgctTCACCGGGCTCAGGATCTCCCCCTGCTTCATCTTCCTTCGCCGCTTCTGCATCACCAGGGAGACACCGAAGATTCCGATCACGAGGAGCGAGCCGGCCAAGAACCCGATCGCGACGACGGCTCTTTTGTGCATCTTCTGCGATGGCGAAGCTGAGCCGGGGAGGAGTATCTCCTCGTGCTTCCCGCGCAGCGTATTCGCCGGCGGCGGGGCGATGCGTGAGCCATTGCCGCtgccgttgctgctgctgctgccgccgccgccgccgcctccgcctccgccacgGTGAAAGAAAAGGAAATGGGAGCCGCACTCCTTCCTGACGACCTCGCCGCACAGCCCTGGGTTGCCGGAGAACGCCGAGGCATCGAACGAGGACAATGTGGCCGTGACCGGGACTGCGCCGGAGAAGTTATTGTAGGAGACATTGAAGTTCTTAAGGGAGGACTGGTTGAAGGGCGGGATGGAGCCGCTGAAGCGATTGGACTCGAGGCGGATGACGTAGAGCCGGTCGAGCGCGGCGAGCGCCGGCGGGATCGGGCCGGAGAGGTGGTTGTTGGACAAATCGAGGGTGCGGAGGCGGTGCAGAGAGAGGACGGAGGCCGGGAAGGAGCCGCCGAAGCGGTTGCGGCCGAGGAAGAGGGCCTTGAGGTTGAGCAGCCGGGAGAGGTCGGGGACGGGCCCGGCGAGGGAGTTGGCCTTGAGGCTGAGGACGCGGAGCTGGTTGAGCCGGTCGAGGGTGCCGCTGGCGAAGGCGCCATGGAGACCGGCGGCCTCGAGGACGAGCCGCACGACCCTGCCGTCACCGGAGCACCCGACGCCGGGCCAACGGCAGTGGTCGTCGGAGGAGTCGTTGGCGGCGGGGAAGAAGGCCAGGCGGTTACTGGGGTCGGCCTTGGCCTTGAAGGCCAGGAGAGCAGCGGCGTCGGAGGCCACCCGGGCGGCTGACGCAGGAAGAGCAGCACACGAAACGAGCAGCGCAGCGGAGAGCAGAAGTAGGAACGGCTTCTGCATCGTGCAGGGAATGAATGCCGTCTTCCTTTCCCTTTCCTCCCCCAGCAAGCCTTCTTCTACTACTACTCCATCATTGCTTGTCACCGCCTCTTTATTCTGAGCTACAGTGAGCGTGCCAAACCAAGGCAGAACGGTCCAAGGATCAGCTGTCTCGATCGAAGACAGGGTCAACACCTTCTCCTCGCATTCACCACCATTACGGCCGGAAGAGAGAGAGACCCACCAAGGGAGAATCCTGCACCACGGCCGTGTCCATGCAGCTGATCCTGGTACCGTAGGTGGTGGGGAGCATAAAGGTCGAGCGGATGGGGAGCAGCTGCTCAGAAAAGCCCAGAGGGGAGCGTCACGTCGTCACGTGAAGACTGGGGAAAAAGTGCGAGGACCGAGGCGACATCGCAGTGAAGAAATTTGAACCGGTGCGTGTCACAGCAGCTGCACCGGCGGTAACCGAACGCCAGCCTCTCATTCAGCGAGCGGTGGAAGGGTTGGTGGCGCAATTTGtgtggaggcggaggcggcggcggggcAGTTGTGGTGGTGGTGCCGGCACTCAGAGTGGATGATGGATGGGCTGCCAAGATTTGAAACGGGAGAAAGGACGAAGAGTACATCTCTTGCGCAGTACGACGCTGTGCTCGGGCGGTGTTACCGCCTGCCTGCCGCGTGGGGGCGAGGCTCATCAATGGCTGCAGTAAATTAAAGGATGGAGACGTTGGGAGAAGGCTTTCAGGTGAACGGAGTTGGTTTCAAATCCAAATTAATGCGACCTTCTTCGATGGCATTTATTTATATGATCAGAGAGTATCTACAcgcttttttttctctcaatttattaaagaaactaatttttagagcgaattttcgaaaaaaaaaactcttttttagattttttttttcttctcattttcAGAATTCTGTGACTTTTTTCCTAAtacctgaattttttttttatgaatcgatTTATAAGATGAATCAAttcgattataatattttttatattatattataatattttaataatattaaaaatggtgatgttgtatttttttataaaatttataaaaatattatgtttataatattttcacagtgtttttttcaacaaaagtttttagtaatattagaaaaatactataacacacTAAAAAACATTGTaacatagtatttttattttgagtaatattaaggaaataaaaaatgttataacataatatttttactaTGTGTTTAGTGTTTTTCTGATTttactaaaaatatattataaaaatatcataattgaaCCGATTCATCCCATAATCGCCATCTACGTTTGGTTCAAATTCAAGGGTACAAGAGTATTTGATATGGTTTTGATGTGGTTCCAAAGTAGTTCCAATGTGGCTTCAAGATGAAAGCGTCGAATTTCCGAGATGCCACCTGCATTAAAATCGATATTAGAGAAAATTTTCTAACTTAATTCCTCCAACACTCAATTTAGTCATCAAGATCCTTTTTAAGTATAGTTGTATAGGTTTTTCTTGAAAAGGAAGCCTAACAATGTAGCGTCATGTTacagacaaagttctaaacatgatgtttgatgtaatacttatatatgttcgtgtttttggtttgtttatgttttgcatagcatgtagagagACGGTCGAATACTTAAAaacctcattttagttaggtttgttggtctttttaggcttgtaaataaatgttgtgttatgtagacacttgtgagagatattcggtctatagtggactatTTTGACTCTTTATTGTCCAATCGTTTAGaatttgtaaagtctgtttgtaattttcattgtctatgaagtatttcttggaatgtttgcttataGATTCcgagtgaggtgttttctctaacctgttttctattTTGTAGATTCTAAGGGAACATtagaggttttggggaggctgacatttacggacggacacgcaagggtgccgcacgacttaggcaaaaccagctaagtccgtgacagtcggAGATTATCTTTTATATCCGGCCTTGAAGGGGATAATTTATAACTACTCTAACATCTTGACTCATCTTATATTTTTATCTATACGGATAGACAAATAAGGGTGATGATGACCTTTTATCTTCCACGATTGTTTTCACATAGTATTTTTGTATCAGATCGTTAatgtattttttattaatttatattaaaaaaaataaaaaaaaattgaatgtaTTTCAGATAGTAagtaaaaaaaaaggaatattgTTTGTAAATTTAAAAAACGTAGAGTTTCtctcgagaaaaaaaaaagaaaagaatttgcCCGATATTATATTTTACAAAAGCGCAATCTCGACTCAAATATTTCGAACCCGATGACGACTAATCGAGAATCTAATATGGCTTGCATCGCTCGTGCAAACCCCATTGCAACGGAGCACATGAAGTAGGGCACGGCACAGCGACGGTGCAACAGCGAAGCACAGCCGCCACAAGCATCGTCGTTTTCTGCGTCCTGCATCCGTGGAGTTTTAATTCCTTTCGGCTTGGAGACGAAGGTGTTCGCTGTAAAGCCATTGAAGAAGGACAAGTTTGGCTGTAAAGCCATGGCAAGGAGGAAAGCATCACGTGAGACATGAACTCACTTATTATGTTTGAGGAGACATCCCAATGATTAGCGTATAACATGTCATGACTTGTCGGAGGTATCAATTATCACgttgatttataatttataatactTATTTAgcatcttatttatttttatatcgaAAGTGGTCAaaaatctaaatagaaatcaTATTCAAATTCTTTATTCATGATGGATATCTAAAAAATATGATCCATATGATCATCCTTTTATATTCAAATAACATAATAGAAAATTGGCAAGGTGAAGAAATACTTAAaagaattaaagaaaaaattCATGCAAtcgttttttatgttgtcaagaaTTTGATGGTTAAATAAGATTCCATGCAATCGTCTAAGTTGGTTATTCCTTTTTATCTCACTCTCTTGATGGCGAACTCTTTAGGTCGAATGATCATACAAACTTGTGCCAAAGGCTACTcgataaaatatttttgatgctTAAGTTATAAAGAGATCAAATAAATAAGTGTCGTTCAAATAAAAAGAATCCATATGTGAGTGTAATACTTAAAAAGACCCAACATTATGGTTTTACCTAGTAATCAATTCTATTGTATTCCATGGCAAATGTGTTAGACCATAAAATTTAGTAATAATTAAGTAATGTTTATTACTTAGCACATAGGATGCATGGGACATATAGATGCTTAGAAGCATCTGACCTTGTTAAATTGAATTGTATACGTAGAAAATGTCACTGtgtcaaaatactaacttgaacCCATACTCAGAGAATCTCAAAAGCAATAGATACTCAAAAGAGTTAGGGTGTCTAAGGAGTATATGATATAATAGATACATAAGGGTTTTGAAACTTAAATTGTCCGCATAAAGAGTATCAGATGTAGAATACGTGAGAAGATATCAAGGGCATAATAACTTAAATTGACCATAATAGGAAGTCTAAGATATAAGAGACACTCAAAGATGTAAATGATAGTTGATTTTAACTCCTTATATAAGGAGTCTCAAACTTATAAGAGACATAATAATATTGGGGCATGTTGACTTAAGCTATCCGTATAGGAGAATAGGGGAAGCATGAGGATGTTAGGGCATGTCGACTTGAGCTACTTACACATAAGTTGAACTATCTACATAGAGAGAGTTGAACATCAATTACATGATTACGTCTAGTATGATAATTTGAATTACTTGTATATACAATAGGAAACACACAAGGATGTCAAGACATCTCGCTTATACTACCCGTGTAGAACATGTTGAATATAAATAGATATACGAGGGCACCAGAGTATGTTAACTTAAACTATTAGTTTATGAAGTATTGAATGCAAATAACCGACAAATGCGTCAAAACATGATGACTTCAACCCTACCCCTAAGGGAGAGTTTGAGGAAGAATATGCTTGAGGATGTATGTATGAGGGCAACAATTAGTGTTAAATTGAAATGCCTAAATAGAGAGCCGTATAGATCGAAAATGCACGAGGTTGTTGGGGGCATGATATGCTTTGAACTATCTACGTAAAATATGTTGGATGTAAGAGATGCCTGAGTACTTTTCTAACTTGAATTGCTCACATAAGAAATGTCGAAAGCAAGAAACACATACGAGTATCAGAGCATGTTAATTTGAATTGCCCAGTATCAACAATAAGAGACATATGATAGCGCAAAGGAACGTCAACTTAAGTTATACATATACAAAATATCATCAAACATAAGAGACTCTCAAGGGATTCGAGACATAATACTCGCATTATCAAATGTACCCAAAGtgtcacttaaaaaaaaaaaaatcaaaggaaTCAACTTATATGTGATAAATcaatccattaaaaaaaaaaaaagcatcacttaatttttttgatatagGAAACAATTATCAAGATCCCAAAACAAATAATATGACTCATGATGAATAAACCCTAAATCCGGGTaaataatatgattattatttttagtgtAAAGTTGATAGTTTGACTTTTTGTTGACCAAGTTTGATCCACGCAAAGAACTTTGGTTTGCCCAACGTTTTAATCGCAAGACACCCTTCTTGCATAACCATATCTATGTTCACCTAACTTCTTATAATTAGAGAATAtattttgtataatttttttttaaaaaaaatattttctttttagattCTACTGATATGATGAGATCTTTGGTCATTTTTATATCATATGTTTATCAAATATTAAACTCTATAGATGAAGACAAAAATCCGATTTAGCACAAATAATTTAATTGGTTTTGCGGATCTCCTAACCCTGACCCGACCCGATTCGACCTGAATTCACAGTTTTAATCCAAAACCAAACCCGAATTTTGTAGGACTCGTGATCCGATCCAACAAACTTCGCCTCCCCCACCGCGGACCCGGAGCGGCTGCCGCCCATGGGATCGGAC
Above is a genomic segment from Musa acuminata AAA Group cultivar baxijiao chromosome BXJ3-4, Cavendish_Baxijiao_AAA, whole genome shotgun sequence containing:
- the LOC135635442 gene encoding probable inactive receptor kinase At5g67200; this encodes MQKPFLLLLSAALLVSCAALPASAARVASDAAALLAFKAKADPSNRLAFFPAANDSSDDHCRWPGVGCSGDGRVVRLVLEAAGLHGAFASGTLDRLNQLRVLSLKANSLAGPVPDLSRLLNLKALFLGRNRFGGSFPASVLSLHRLRTLDLSNNHLSGPIPPALAALDRLYVIRLESNRFSGSIPPFNQSSLKNFNVSYNNFSGAVPVTATLSSFDASAFSGNPGLCGEVVRKECGSHFLFFHRGGGGGGGGGGSSSSNGSGNGSRIAPPPANTLRGKHEEILLPGSASPSQKMHKRAVVAIGFLAGSLLVIGIFGVSLVMQKRRRKMKQGEILSPVKHNNNNNNGGVDASPEPNVESYNQEIESGNNELIAAATLAMSEEKVKKLAKSGCLVFCAGEAQVYSLEQLMKASAEMLGRGSVGTTYKAVLDERLIVTVKRLDAAKLGATGKEAFERHMDMVGRLRHPNLVPLRAYFQAKEERLLVYDYQPNGSLHSLIHGSRSTRPKPLHWTSCLKIAEDVAQGLAYVHQASRLVHGNIKSSNILLGSEFEACLADNCLSFLVEPSESQDSSGYRAPETRKSNDQLTTRSDIYAFGVLLLELLTGKPPLQQPLLMATDLPAWVRSTREDGADDERLMMIIDIAAACVQLSPDSRPTTWQVLKMIQEVKEADTGDDNDSDSASLS
- the LOC103981052 gene encoding probable receptor-like protein kinase At4g39110 translates to MTMIPMSMDRRFVFLLLFMALAASASAQQQTSAVSFTPSDNFLIDCGGASAITMPDGRLFKTDAQSSPFLSATDDVHVSVTAVPGVPSPLYLSARIFHDDTAYSFTLAHPGWHWIRLHFFPVNNTDFDLTGAVFSVSTDDLVLLHSFTVNDPSKWVLKEYLVNATSPHLTIHFSPLRKSVAFINGIEVVSAPDALIPDTASTVSPVGEAAGLSLYAYQVAYRVNVGGPAITSANDTLGRAWEQDASFLKSPPTAKNVSVSPGIIKYPEGTSPLIAPNSVYATAVKMADAGVEDANFNVTWSFDVDSTFGYLVRLHFCDIISKELNSLYFNVYINGMMAISGLDLSTVTSGLAMPYYKDFVLNASVATDRITVQIGPMKEDTGTIDALLNGVEILKMSSSVGSLDGEFGIDGSRADGGGSSKRVVAAVGFAMMFGAFAGLGAMVVKWSKRPHDWERRNSFSSWLLPVHTGNSTFMTSKGGSAYGSNRSGHTFSSTMGFGRYLSLSELQAATKNFDEKAVIGVGGFGNVYLGELEDGTKVAVKRGNPQSEQGINEFQTEIQMLSKLRHRHLVSLIGYCDENSEMILVYEYMANGPFRDHIYGNDLPPLSWKQRLEICIGAARGLHYLHTGTAQGIIHRDVKTTNILLDENFVAKVSDFGLSKDAPGMNQTHVSTAVKGSFGYLDPEYFRCQQLTDKSDVYSFGVVLLETLCARPALNPALPREQVNLAEWALQWKRKGLIEKIIDPNIAGTINKDSLSKFVEAAEKCLAEYGVDRLSMGDVLWNLEYALQLQEANPPDPPPKATESEGKSGSSAAAETSQKEHDGAHPVEEATTPVVNRSLDNSSTDMADELLAQFAGMKGR